Proteins co-encoded in one Desulfuromonadaceae bacterium genomic window:
- a CDS encoding CBS domain-containing protein, with amino-acid sequence MSVIKQLQETEPFNQLPQEVFAQIRAAAQLEVFPKGINIFSQNAKPTGFLYVIKGGLVEVIVHTPGGGDMVVDYRREGDIFGGTPIFTGEPYTGGARTVKATECYLIPESILQQVSKNHPQLRDYFTRMVLSRVKNLYSDIVTEHSRKALTQMEAFPFQKRLSEIMSAPVETCGSGTTGEQIAIQMVQKNVGSVVVVDEYNAPIGIVTERDLIVKVIATEKIDRKTIQAHELMSEHIYSMPPDSFMYEAMSYMIGHRIKYLPIVDRDEIVGIVTQRDLMRFRSQKAMLLVGAINETNDIATLAHIKIEIATVAQGLLLETRSTPEVLEIISYIHHGIIRRVYDLCHAEMLAEGYQQPDIRFAFMIMGSGGRREMLLGPDQDNAFIYEDVPDERMAEIDAFFVPFADKLVTALEKVGYPLCNGEVMANNPEWRGRISDWHNRIHKWVNAPEPQRVRNSSIFFDFTVLAGDSKLVTDLRTIVNLTIRQFPAFLFHMMSLDLSFKVPIGLLGRFILDKTEKHKGHISVKQGGSIYIVDCVRMFALEHELTELTTLDRLTALVKRNVFAPETAEHIRAALEALNFLRLRNEITLAQEGKIPTHFLDPYALSKPEQDLLKEALHAVSKLQDSTKRHFGRGQMG; translated from the coding sequence ATGAGTGTTATCAAGCAACTTCAAGAGACCGAACCATTCAACCAGCTTCCGCAAGAGGTGTTTGCACAGATACGCGCAGCCGCACAACTGGAGGTTTTCCCCAAAGGGATCAACATCTTCAGCCAGAACGCCAAACCGACCGGGTTTCTTTACGTTATCAAAGGGGGGTTGGTCGAAGTCATCGTCCATACTCCCGGAGGTGGGGACATGGTCGTCGATTACCGGCGTGAAGGCGACATTTTCGGTGGCACGCCCATTTTTACCGGCGAGCCCTATACCGGCGGCGCCCGCACCGTGAAGGCGACCGAGTGTTATCTGATCCCTGAAAGCATTCTCCAGCAGGTCAGCAAGAACCATCCACAACTGCGCGACTACTTCACCCGCATGGTTCTCTCGCGCGTCAAGAACCTTTACTCCGATATCGTCACAGAACACAGCCGTAAAGCACTCACCCAGATGGAGGCCTTTCCGTTTCAGAAGCGCCTCTCGGAGATCATGTCGGCCCCGGTCGAAACGTGTGGTTCCGGTACCACCGGTGAACAGATTGCCATACAAATGGTGCAAAAAAATGTTGGCTCGGTGGTGGTGGTTGACGAATACAACGCCCCGATCGGGATTGTCACCGAACGTGATCTGATCGTTAAAGTGATTGCAACCGAAAAAATCGACCGCAAGACGATTCAGGCTCACGAGTTGATGAGTGAGCACATTTATTCAATGCCCCCGGACAGCTTTATGTATGAAGCCATGTCATACATGATCGGTCACCGCATTAAATATCTGCCGATCGTAGACCGCGATGAAATCGTCGGCATCGTCACCCAGCGCGATCTGATGCGCTTTCGCAGTCAAAAAGCGATGCTGTTGGTCGGCGCGATCAACGAAACCAATGACATTGCCACGCTGGCGCACATTAAAATCGAAATCGCTACCGTTGCCCAAGGACTGCTGTTGGAAACCCGCAGTACTCCGGAAGTGCTGGAAATAATCTCCTATATCCACCACGGTATCATCCGCCGTGTCTACGACCTGTGCCATGCTGAAATGCTTGCCGAGGGCTACCAGCAGCCTGACATCCGCTTCGCCTTCATGATCATGGGCAGTGGCGGACGTCGCGAAATGCTCCTCGGACCGGATCAGGACAATGCCTTTATCTACGAGGATGTCCCGGACGAACGCATGGCGGAGATCGACGCCTTCTTCGTTCCTTTCGCTGACAAGCTTGTCACTGCGCTGGAAAAGGTCGGCTATCCCTTATGTAATGGCGAAGTCATGGCCAACAACCCCGAATGGCGCGGGCGAATCAGCGACTGGCACAACCGGATCCACAAGTGGGTAAACGCTCCGGAACCGCAGCGGGTGAGAAACTCATCGATTTTCTTTGATTTCACCGTCCTGGCCGGAGACAGCAAGCTGGTCACGGACCTGCGAACGATCGTCAATCTGACCATTCGTCAATTTCCGGCGTTTCTTTTCCACATGATGTCGCTCGACCTGAGCTTCAAGGTCCCCATCGGTCTGTTGGGGAGATTTATTCTCGATAAAACAGAAAAACACAAAGGGCATATTTCTGTGAAGCAGGGAGGAAGTATCTATATCGTCGACTGCGTGCGCATGTTTGCCCTTGAGCACGAACTGACTGAGTTGACCACCCTTGATCGACTGACGGCACTGGTAAAGCGCAATGTGTTCGCCCCGGAAACGGCCGAACACATCCGCGCGGCGCTCGAAGCCCTCAACTTTCTGCGTCTGCGCAATGAAATTACACTGGCACAGGAAGGCAAAATCCCGACCCACTTCCTCGACCCCTACGCGCTGTCGAAACCGGAGCAGGATCTGCTCAAGGAAGCGCTTCACGCCGTCAGCAAATTGCAGGATTCAACCAAGCGCCATTTCGGTCGCGGCCAGATGGGGTAA
- a CDS encoding cold-shock protein produces MAEGTVKWFNDAKGFGFIEQDNGPDVFVHFSEIQGDGFKSLVEGDRVTFDVTQGQKGPQSANVRKI; encoded by the coding sequence ATGGCAGAAGGTACAGTAAAGTGGTTTAACGACGCAAAAGGTTTTGGTTTTATCGAGCAGGACAATGGACCCGATGTGTTCGTTCATTTTTCCGAAATCCAAGGCGATGGCTTCAAATCTCTCGTTGAGGGAGACCGCGTGACTTTTGATGTCACTCAAGGTCAAAAAGGTCCGCAGTCGGCCAACGTGCGCAAAATCTAA
- a CDS encoding cytochrome C — MPLKSIILTLTIVIFSVALACAVPAGRQLEFTKSAMGKVIFDGKQHNAVAKGCTECHNKDTFPKMKQGTVEIKMDAIYAGKLCGICHNGERAFNAKGNCIKCHKR, encoded by the coding sequence ATGCCGCTGAAATCAATAATCCTGACCCTGACCATCGTTATCTTCTCTGTGGCGTTGGCCTGTGCTGTTCCCGCCGGTCGCCAACTCGAATTCACCAAAAGTGCTATGGGAAAAGTCATCTTCGACGGCAAACAGCACAACGCTGTCGCTAAAGGCTGCACGGAATGTCATAACAAGGACACCTTCCCGAAAATGAAACAGGGAACGGTCGAGATCAAGATGGACGCCATTTATGCCGGCAAGCTCTGCGGCATCTGCCACAACGGCGAGCGCGCTTTCAACGCCAAGGGCAACTGCATCAAATGTCATAAACGTTAG
- a CDS encoding TrkA family potassium uptake protein produces MNIQQPATDKLATRSGRSGDNIVIVGCGRLGAMLASHFSQHGSRVVVIDRDPAAFVLLDAGFSGFQVSGDAVEHDVLRAAGLDVASCLLAVTEKDTLNLMVAQVGRTVFDVPQVIARVYDPKHETLYRRLGIETISPTSLTAREFLHLVKEHSEVS; encoded by the coding sequence ATGAACATTCAACAGCCTGCTACGGATAAACTGGCAACGCGCTCAGGACGATCAGGCGACAACATCGTCATTGTCGGCTGCGGTCGGCTGGGCGCGATGCTGGCCAGTCATTTCAGTCAGCACGGCAGCCGCGTTGTGGTGATCGATCGCGACCCTGCTGCTTTTGTGCTCCTTGATGCCGGGTTCAGTGGTTTTCAGGTCTCCGGTGACGCGGTCGAACATGATGTGCTGCGCGCAGCCGGTTTGGACGTGGCCAGTTGTCTGCTGGCAGTGACGGAGAAGGACACACTCAACTTGATGGTCGCCCAGGTGGGCAGAACCGTTTTTGATGTGCCTCAAGTCATCGCCCGGGTCTACGATCCGAAGCACGAAACTCTCTATCGCCGCCTCGGCATCGAAACGATCAGTCCGACCAGCTTGACCGCGCGCGAATTTCTGCACCTGGTCAAAGAGCACAGCGAGGTGTCATGA
- a CDS encoding NAD-binding protein yields MRVILVGGGRILYYLARQFSRKQFAVQIVTTSPEEARELSQRLNQPVLVGDATDPGILEGAGAWRADVVLALTPNDEDNLVVCQIASQIYQVPRTIALVNDPENEEVFRQLKVSVAISTTRIMSVILEEQAGFEEIGKLISVAEGHVSVAEIVLREDSPAAGETIMSLTLPGEVLIGGIIRSGKVLIPKGESQLHGGDRLILIATEESMDKAVRSLVGDDAK; encoded by the coding sequence ATGAGGGTCATTCTGGTCGGCGGCGGGCGCATTCTTTACTACCTGGCCCGGCAATTTTCCCGCAAACAGTTTGCCGTGCAGATCGTCACCACGTCGCCTGAAGAGGCACGCGAACTCTCGCAGCGTCTCAATCAACCGGTTCTGGTTGGTGACGCCACCGATCCGGGTATCCTCGAGGGGGCCGGTGCCTGGCGAGCCGATGTAGTCCTGGCACTGACACCGAACGACGAGGATAATCTGGTCGTGTGCCAGATTGCCAGTCAGATATATCAGGTTCCGCGCACCATCGCTTTGGTCAATGACCCGGAAAACGAAGAGGTTTTCCGCCAGCTCAAGGTGTCTGTCGCTATTTCCACGACCCGGATTATGTCGGTTATTCTCGAAGAACAGGCGGGGTTCGAAGAGATCGGAAAATTGATTTCGGTCGCCGAGGGACACGTTTCTGTTGCCGAAATTGTGCTGCGTGAAGATTCGCCCGCAGCCGGGGAGACCATCATGTCGCTCACTCTGCCGGGGGAGGTGCTCATCGGCGGGATTATTCGCTCCGGAAAGGTGTTGATCCCCAAGGGGGAGAGTCAGCTGCATGGGGGCGACCGGTTGATCCTCATTGCCACGGAAGAGAGCATGGATAAAGCGGTGCGCAGCCTGGTCGGAGACGATGCCAAATGA
- a CDS encoding TrkH family potassium uptake protein translates to MNDLRYRNYLRGRYRTLCGYSGYLFILLGLIILTPLLLLGCYPAEMWLVPGFLLPGCSLVLCGTLLYVAFRPQPDAVVTHADGAVVVMITWCTAIIGGAVPFVWAGHDVTHAVFESTSGWTTTGLSVVDVRSTSLLLLFFRSLMQLSGGAGLAILMLSAITGPAGVVLSMAEGRSEQLVPQVRQSARLVLILYSVYLLGGIVALKLAGMNWFDAVNHACCAVSTGGFSTQIESIRFWNSPVIEAIIMVLMVFGATNFMTGYALWRGRWWAVLRNGEVRMTAGLILLTGGILLCGVLLQADQPLRVAIFQAVSALTTTGYATTGFEGWNSLGWLVLIVLMLIGGGTGSTAGGIKQHRLYLLFKGIRKEFHEIFLPPGSCSEQRVWIGDSQRFLSARTLSKAVMYIALYLLTWLAGGCALAAYGYPLADSLFEFASALGTVGLSVGVTSPTAPDGLLWVQIAGMLLGRLEFFVLFRGVIKLWRDLPNLLTRRTLGDLKNQVEVD, encoded by the coding sequence ATGAACGACCTGCGCTACCGGAACTACCTGCGCGGGCGCTATCGCACCCTGTGCGGCTATAGCGGTTATCTCTTCATCCTGCTGGGCCTGATCATTCTTACGCCCCTCCTGTTGCTCGGTTGCTACCCCGCCGAAATGTGGCTGGTGCCGGGCTTTCTGCTCCCCGGATGCAGCCTGGTCCTTTGCGGGACGCTACTTTACGTCGCGTTTCGCCCTCAGCCAGATGCCGTCGTTACGCATGCCGATGGCGCTGTTGTCGTAATGATCACCTGGTGCACGGCGATTATCGGCGGTGCCGTGCCTTTTGTCTGGGCCGGTCATGATGTCACGCATGCCGTGTTTGAATCGACCAGCGGTTGGACGACTACCGGACTTTCCGTTGTCGATGTGCGCAGTACCTCGCTGCTGCTGTTGTTTTTTCGCAGTCTCATGCAGCTGAGCGGTGGTGCCGGTCTGGCCATTCTGATGCTGAGTGCCATTACCGGTCCGGCAGGTGTGGTTTTAAGTATGGCGGAGGGGCGTTCGGAACAGCTGGTTCCACAGGTGCGGCAATCGGCCCGGTTGGTGTTGATCCTCTATAGCGTTTATCTGCTGGGGGGGATTGTGGCCCTCAAACTTGCCGGGATGAACTGGTTTGATGCGGTTAACCATGCCTGTTGCGCGGTTTCCACGGGAGGGTTTTCAACGCAAATCGAGTCGATCCGCTTCTGGAACAGTCCCGTGATCGAGGCGATCATCATGGTGTTGATGGTCTTCGGGGCGACGAATTTTATGACCGGATATGCCCTCTGGCGGGGGCGGTGGTGGGCCGTGCTGCGCAACGGTGAAGTGCGCATGACTGCGGGGCTGATCCTGTTGACCGGCGGAATCCTGCTGTGCGGCGTCCTGCTGCAGGCCGATCAGCCGCTGCGGGTTGCAATTTTTCAGGCGGTCAGTGCGCTCACTACCACCGGCTATGCGACGACCGGGTTTGAGGGCTGGAACAGCCTTGGCTGGCTGGTCCTCATTGTGCTGATGTTGATCGGGGGTGGCACCGGCTCAACGGCGGGCGGGATCAAGCAGCACCGTCTTTATCTGCTGTTCAAGGGGATCAGAAAAGAGTTCCACGAAATCTTTCTGCCGCCTGGAAGCTGTTCCGAACAAAGGGTCTGGATCGGTGACAGTCAGCGTTTTCTCTCGGCAAGAACCTTGAGCAAAGCGGTCATGTACATCGCTCTTTATCTCCTCACCTGGTTGGCCGGCGGCTGTGCTCTGGCGGCTTACGGATATCCCCTGGCAGACAGCCTGTTCGAGTTTGCCAGTGCGCTCGGTACGGTCGGTCTTTCTGTCGGGGTGACATCGCCGACAGCTCCTGACGGGCTGTTGTGGGTGCAGATTGCCGGCATGCTGCTCGGTCGACTGGAGTTTTTTGTTCTTTTCCGGGGCGTCATCAAGCTATGGCGAGACTTGCCAAATTTGTTAACCAGGCGTACGCTGGGCGACCTGAAAAATCAGGTTGAAGTTGATTAG
- a CDS encoding TrkH family potassium uptake protein → MQSFALLGRLKKFSPAQALIFYYATSILVGAILLATPAATNGDPLIFLDALFTATSAQCVTGLIVVDTGTRLSLFGQSVVLLLIQIGGLGIMTFSVYLFIYLRVGVSARGRWIINETLMPSPISSWRELIRDIIVLTLVIEAVGALLLSSTFIPQLGFWPGLYSATFHSISAFCNAGFSLFSDSLVGYRANGLVNATIMVLIILGGIGFLVIRELLQVGQARINGKTKKIKFSLHTRIVLVTTTFLIVYGAIVIGALEADNALAGMSVAEGSWTALFQSVTARTAGFNTIDLSAFRVPTLFLIIFLMFIGASPGSAGGGVKTTSLALFFAIFYSRLKGNPHTSLFRRTLPDDAITKALALVILAIILVALALFGLLIVQAPDLAHEGQREFLNYLFETFSAFGTVGLSIGATAKLNAAGKIIIILLMFVGRVGLLTMAFAIAGRTQRFAPRYAEENIMIG, encoded by the coding sequence ATGCAGAGTTTTGCGCTGCTGGGCAGGTTGAAAAAATTTTCCCCTGCCCAGGCTTTAATCTTCTATTATGCTACCTCCATTCTGGTCGGGGCGATCCTGCTGGCAACCCCGGCAGCGACCAACGGCGATCCGTTGATCTTTCTCGATGCCCTGTTCACCGCCACCTCGGCGCAGTGCGTCACCGGCCTGATTGTAGTCGATACCGGCACGCGGCTCAGCCTGTTTGGACAAAGCGTCGTTCTGTTGCTGATCCAGATCGGCGGGCTGGGGATCATGACCTTTTCGGTTTACCTGTTTATCTATCTGCGGGTTGGCGTCAGTGCGCGGGGACGCTGGATTATCAATGAGACGTTGATGCCTTCGCCGATCAGCTCCTGGCGGGAACTGATCAGGGATATTATTGTGCTGACGCTGGTGATCGAGGCGGTCGGAGCGCTGCTGCTGTCCTCGACCTTTATCCCGCAACTCGGTTTCTGGCCGGGGCTTTACAGTGCCACCTTTCATTCGATTTCGGCATTTTGCAACGCCGGTTTTTCACTTTTTTCTGACAGTCTGGTGGGTTATCGCGCCAACGGTCTGGTCAACGCGACGATCATGGTGCTGATTATCCTGGGGGGGATCGGTTTTCTGGTTATTCGGGAACTGCTCCAGGTGGGACAGGCGCGAATAAATGGAAAAACAAAAAAAATTAAATTCTCCCTTCACACCAGAATTGTTCTGGTGACGACGACTTTTTTGATCGTCTATGGCGCGATCGTCATCGGCGCGCTTGAAGCGGACAATGCCTTGGCCGGGATGTCTGTTGCGGAAGGGAGCTGGACGGCACTGTTCCAGTCGGTGACAGCCAGAACCGCCGGGTTCAATACGATTGACCTCAGCGCTTTTCGGGTGCCGACGCTGTTTTTGATAATTTTTCTGATGTTTATCGGCGCGTCTCCCGGTTCCGCTGGCGGGGGGGTGAAGACGACCAGCCTGGCGTTGTTCTTTGCGATTTTTTACAGCCGCCTCAAAGGTAATCCGCACACCAGTCTGTTTCGGCGCACCCTTCCCGACGACGCCATCACCAAAGCACTGGCCCTGGTGATTCTGGCGATTATCCTGGTCGCCCTGGCGTTGTTCGGTTTATTGATTGTCCAGGCGCCCGATCTGGCTCACGAGGGGCAGCGGGAATTTTTAAATTACCTGTTTGAAACATTTTCGGCGTTCGGTACGGTTGGTCTGTCGATCGGGGCGACCGCCAAGTTGAATGCAGCGGGCAAGATCATTATCATTCTGTTGATGTTTGTTGGCAGGGTCGGCTTGTTGACCATGGCCTTTGCCATCGCCGGACGCACCCAACGTTTCGCGCCGCGCTATGCAGAAGAAAACATCATGATCGGCTGA
- a CDS encoding TrkA family potassium uptake protein, with the protein MKKKFCVIGLGNFGFHVVETLNADGHEVVAIDSDKDKVQGVKDICAYAILGEAANKEFLAAQGVHEMDAVVVSTGDRSHLSTLITLYLKELKVKRIFVKALNEDHGRILERVGATDVIYPEKDMAQRIAHTMSSPNVLEFIPLAEEYSLSETEPPPQFIGKTLVELDLRKKFEVTVIAIKDVLTDRFIPAPPPTYMIKGSDVLILIGKTNDVDKALAK; encoded by the coding sequence ATGAAGAAAAAGTTTTGTGTGATCGGCCTGGGTAACTTTGGTTTCCATGTGGTCGAAACGCTCAACGCGGATGGCCACGAGGTGGTGGCCATCGACTCCGACAAAGATAAGGTGCAGGGGGTCAAGGATATCTGCGCCTATGCGATTCTCGGTGAGGCGGCGAACAAGGAGTTTCTGGCTGCGCAAGGGGTCCACGAGATGGATGCTGTGGTCGTGTCCACCGGTGACCGCTCCCACCTGTCGACGCTGATTACCCTTTATCTCAAAGAACTCAAGGTGAAGCGTATTTTCGTCAAGGCCCTCAACGAGGACCATGGCAGAATCCTCGAACGGGTCGGGGCAACCGATGTCATCTATCCCGAAAAAGATATGGCGCAACGGATCGCGCACACCATGTCCAGCCCCAATGTTCTGGAGTTTATTCCGCTGGCGGAAGAATATTCCCTGTCAGAAACTGAACCGCCACCACAATTTATCGGCAAGACCCTGGTCGAACTGGATCTGCGCAAAAAATTTGAGGTTACCGTTATCGCTATCAAGGATGTTTTGACCGATCGATTCATCCCCGCCCCCCCTCCGACCTATATGATCAAGGGGAGTGATGTCCTGATTTTAATCGGCAAGACAAATGATGTGGACAAGGCGCTGGCCAAATAA
- a CDS encoding response regulator, with product MKRILIVDDSPTVLAQLTGDFENEYEVVTALSGEEAIEILEEPVRDDICFSNLFDLVITDLNMPGMDGFEVAAYVRDKNRQNRFTPVIMLTSEKITKEEARRHGCAAYISKADKPRLLGMVRILLSA from the coding sequence ATGAAAAGAATCCTGATCGTTGATGACAGCCCCACGGTTCTGGCGCAACTGACCGGCGATTTTGAAAATGAGTATGAGGTTGTAACGGCCCTGTCCGGCGAAGAAGCGATTGAAATCCTGGAAGAACCGGTTCGCGACGATATTTGCTTCAGCAACCTCTTCGACCTGGTTATTACTGATCTCAACATGCCGGGGATGGATGGCTTTGAAGTTGCTGCCTACGTGCGTGATAAAAACCGGCAGAACCGTTTTACTCCGGTGATCATGCTGACTTCCGAGAAGATCACCAAGGAGGAGGCCCGCCGTCATGGTTGCGCCGCCTACATCTCCAAGGCTGACAAGCCACGGTTGCTGGGGATGGTGCGGATCTTGTTGTCGGCCTGA
- a CDS encoding pyridoxal phosphate-dependent aminotransferase: MRNNIVHIGAGELTYEIRAIVDIADKLKKLGIKTNMENIGDPIAKGEKIPAWMKKIVADLAMKDCSYGYCATKGVLETREFLAEMTNRRGKAHITAEDIIFFNGLGDAIQKVYGFLRREARVIGPSPTYSTHSSAEAAHAGQRPVSYRLDPDNNWYPDMDDLRLSIKYNPAIVAILIINPDNPTGAVYPERILKEVVAIAKEFDLFIIADEIYHNIVYNGQSTKPISDLIGDVPAIAMKGISKEVPWPGSRCGWIEVYNADKDPMFDLYVKSILNSKMVEVCSTTLPQKAIPQLLSHPEYSHYLRERVTRYERFSNIAYERLKNVPGIKVNRTNGAFYMSVVFKEGGLNDRQTLPIVSEEVRELVEGLLCQPGISHDKRFVYSLLASTGICTVPLSSFCTAEQGFRVTLLERDEAEFTRVFDTLAENITVYLNS; the protein is encoded by the coding sequence ATGCGTAACAATATCGTTCATATCGGTGCCGGCGAACTTACTTACGAAATCCGTGCGATTGTCGATATCGCAGACAAATTAAAAAAACTCGGCATCAAAACCAATATGGAAAATATCGGCGATCCGATCGCCAAGGGAGAAAAGATTCCCGCGTGGATGAAAAAGATCGTCGCCGATCTGGCCATGAAAGATTGCAGCTACGGTTACTGTGCCACCAAGGGGGTGCTGGAGACCCGCGAGTTTCTTGCCGAGATGACCAATCGCCGTGGCAAGGCCCATATTACCGCGGAAGATATCATCTTTTTCAACGGACTCGGTGATGCGATCCAGAAGGTCTACGGTTTCTTGCGCCGCGAGGCCCGTGTCATCGGTCCCTCGCCGACCTATTCGACCCATTCGTCTGCCGAGGCTGCCCACGCCGGACAGCGCCCGGTGTCGTACCGTCTCGACCCGGACAATAACTGGTATCCAGACATGGATGACCTGCGCCTGTCGATTAAATACAATCCGGCGATCGTGGCGATTCTGATCATCAACCCGGACAACCCGACCGGAGCGGTTTACCCCGAACGGATTCTCAAGGAAGTGGTTGCCATTGCCAAGGAGTTCGATCTGTTCATTATCGCCGATGAGATTTACCACAACATCGTTTATAACGGGCAGTCGACCAAACCAATTTCCGATCTGATCGGGGATGTGCCGGCGATCGCGATGAAGGGGATCAGCAAGGAAGTACCGTGGCCTGGTTCGCGTTGCGGCTGGATTGAAGTTTACAATGCGGATAAAGATCCGATGTTTGATCTGTACGTGAAGAGCATTCTCAACTCGAAGATGGTCGAGGTGTGTTCGACAACCCTGCCGCAGAAGGCCATTCCGCAACTGCTCAGTCATCCCGAGTATTCCCACTATCTGCGCGAACGGGTGACACGTTACGAGCGTTTTTCAAATATCGCCTATGAGCGTCTCAAAAACGTCCCTGGGATCAAGGTGAATCGCACCAACGGGGCATTCTATATGAGTGTGGTTTTTAAAGAGGGGGGACTTAACGACCGGCAGACGTTACCGATTGTCAGCGAAGAAGTGCGTGAACTGGTGGAAGGGCTGTTGTGTCAGCCGGGGATTTCGCACGACAAACGTTTTGTCTATTCGTTGCTCGCTTCAACGGGGATCTGTACCGTGCCGCTTTCTTCCTTCTGTACGGCGGAGCAAGGGTTCCGCGTCACCCTGCTGGAACGGGATGAAGCCGAGTTCACCCGTGTTTTTGATACCCTCGCGGAAAATATCACGGTTTATCTCAACTCCTGA